One segment of Acidobacteriota bacterium DNA contains the following:
- a CDS encoding Gfo/Idh/MocA family oxidoreductase: MTAMPAARARLSVGLIGLGRLGRVYARDLSSRLAETRLAAVADVDGPTADAVAGEFGAPRAYHDPRDLIADPTVEAIVVVSPTHTHKDLVVAALERGTPTFCEKPLALGLDECRAVEDAAARSGTFFQMGFMRRFDPGYAAAKRQVEEGRIGSPVVFKSTSRDPFRPSLEYANPASSGGILVDMGIHDFDLARWFMGEVETVSAVGGTLAYPELAEVGDLDNAIASLVFASGRLGVIDLTRNGFYGYDISTELLGTAGTLRIGYLRETPVLLMTQNSVAHDTVPYFMERFERAYTLQLQNFAQNVLQQREPPVVLADGVEALRVALAATAACRTGQPVSVRSIS, from the coding sequence ATGACCGCCATGCCTGCGGCGCGTGCGCGCCTGAGTGTCGGGCTGATTGGCCTCGGCCGTCTCGGCCGGGTGTACGCCCGCGACCTGTCGAGCCGCCTCGCCGAGACACGCCTCGCCGCGGTCGCCGACGTCGATGGCCCGACCGCGGACGCGGTCGCCGGCGAGTTCGGCGCGCCCCGTGCGTATCACGATCCACGCGACCTCATCGCCGACCCCACGGTCGAGGCGATCGTCGTCGTCAGCCCCACCCACACGCACAAGGACCTGGTGGTCGCCGCGCTCGAGCGGGGCACACCCACCTTCTGCGAGAAGCCGCTCGCGCTCGGGCTCGACGAGTGCCGGGCGGTCGAGGACGCGGCCGCGCGCTCGGGGACGTTCTTTCAGATGGGATTCATGCGGCGGTTCGACCCGGGGTACGCCGCGGCGAAGCGCCAGGTCGAGGAGGGCCGGATCGGATCCCCGGTCGTCTTCAAGTCGACCTCGCGCGACCCCTTCCGGCCGAGCCTCGAGTACGCCAACCCGGCGAGCAGCGGCGGGATCCTCGTCGACATGGGCATCCACGACTTCGACCTTGCGCGGTGGTTCATGGGTGAGGTCGAAACCGTATCGGCCGTCGGCGGGACGCTCGCGTACCCTGAACTGGCCGAGGTCGGGGATCTCGACAACGCCATCGCGTCGCTCGTGTTCGCCTCCGGCCGGCTCGGCGTCATCGACCTCACGCGCAACGGCTTCTACGGGTACGACATCTCGACGGAACTGCTCGGCACCGCGGGGACGCTGCGCATCGGCTACCTCCGCGAGACCCCCGTCCTGCTGATGACGCAGAACAGCGTGGCGCACGACACCGTGCCGTATTTCATGGAGCGGTTCGAGCGGGCCTACACCCTGCAGTTGCAGAACTTCGCGCAGAACGTGCTGCAGCAGCGCGAGCCGCCCGTGGTCCTGGCCGACGGCGTCGAGGCCCTCCGCGTCGCCCTCGCCGCCACTGCGGCGTGCCGGACCGGGCAGCCCGTGTCGGTGCGCAGCATCAGCTGA